In Prionailurus viverrinus isolate Anna chromosome D1, UM_Priviv_1.0, whole genome shotgun sequence, the DNA window CCCTTCCTGAAATCCCAGTAGCACTTGGATGAGAAGCTCATCATCCCTTTCAGCTCTGACATTCTGTGAATTAATGATATACTTGACCACTATGtccattctactttttatttggcatttgttcatttgatacatatatacatatataaaaatctgtacaaggtaaaaatacaaaataagtatttctttatAAGTTATGCAATTAAACAGctacctttttaaagtttaaaagccattgcagagagagacagagagaaaagtctAGTCAATCCTTTATAGTCATTCACAATAACATTGGTATAAAATATCATACAACACATGTGTACAAAATAGTGTACAGTTCATAAAAGCTGTGCAAAGACAGCAaagttctgtaaaaaaaaaaaaaatcaaaatcaaagagGCTGTGGGTTCTCTCTCTGCTTATGTCATGCCCAGTGCTCGAGTCTTGCAGGTCAGTGTAATCTCCCCGGAAATAATAAAAGGGCACAAGGTAGAGTGCTTGGTGCATATACTATGGatgcagaaattaaaaagaaaaagctctgaAAGACACATACAGAAATAGAGACTGACTCTTCCCTCAATAACTCACTTCTTTGCCCAGAGAGCATTTGGAATACAACAGGAAGGACTCCGTATTTATGTTGTGCCTTAGACCAGAaggtgtatatgtgtataaaatttaaaaaaaaaaaaggtttttttaattcaGATATCTAAGGGAGCTGCTATGGAAAGGCTGGGTTACCAGAGTCGACATGGGTAGGAGACCGTTCCACCTAAGACAGGGGGGTGGATCTAGGAAGTCAGAGGTCTTAGAGTTATATGCTTGATGTTGTGACTCCTAACTCCGTTTCCTTCTCCATAAAGAGTTTCCTGTCTTACAGAGTTGTGGCTTCTAAAGACCAGCAGGGCCTGGCTCACAGCAAGACCCAGGCTATAGGAGTGAACACCCCACTGTGTTTTAAATAGCTTGCAATAAGCAAGATAGGAGCTCCGGTGGGAAGTTAAGGCTGGGACCAAGACCTAAACTTCACTTACGTGGAGAGAGCTGCTGGGAGGTGTGTGGGGCAAGGAAACGCCATTTTGGGCAATGGAAGGGGCTGCGGCGCCCTTGACCGGGCTGAGGTTCTGCAAAGGGAAGCGGCAGCGTCTGGACAGCGGGGACTAAGCGGACAAGCAGACTGAATCACACCTCTTCAATTTCAAAGTACTTTGAAACAGTACGCAGGGCACGGGAGGGCTTCTAAGACACGGTGATCTCCTCCTCTTCGCCCTCCTCATCGTCCTCGGAGTCGGAGAAGTCCGAAGGCTTGCCGGGGCTGCTGGAGTGAGCCGGTGAGGCAGGCAGCGGCCCTTCCAGCCGCGGGTCCCGCAGGTGCCGAGGGTCTGGGGACGCGTGATAGACCAGGCGGTGGCGGGGGCTGCCCGGGCCGTCGTCTTCCTCCTCGTCATCCCCTGGGCCCTTCTGGCCCACGTCGCTGAGGTCCGGGTGCGGATTGAGTTTCGTGGGAAGGGTCTGCTCTCGGCAGCCCCCGCTAGACAGAAGCTCGCGCTCCTTGGAGTTCCGCCACTTCATGCGTCGGTTCTGGAACCAGATTTTCACCTGGAGCGGGGAGAGGAGAGAGCGGGGGACAAGCAGCGGTTATCGCAGGCGCTCCCCACCaagggcgtgggggaggggctccgGCAGGACCGTCGAGGAGGTAAGAggctctgtccttctccccctccttgcCCGCTGCCCAGTGAGTTCAGATGGTCAAGGACTCACCCTACCCTCACCCCCTCCTCAGCTTCTCGCTCCTCTAGCCCCATCCTCACGCACCTGACCCGGCTGGGCGCAGGTGGGGGGCAATGAGCCGGGGAGAGAAGCAAGCTGTCCCGAGTGGCCTCAAGGAAGCTGGCTCGTGCGCTCATTCCCTCTCTGGACTTTACTTTCCCCATCCGTAGGAGGGGACCTAACGGGTTTCAGAGGACCCTTCCAATTGCACgatgcgtgggggaggggtgaagcGGGGAGGGTGGGGCTTTGGGGAGACCGCCCTCACTTGTGAGTCTTTCAAGCCCAACTTGGCCGCCAGCTTCTTGCGGTCGGGCTTGCTGATGTACTTCTGCTTCTGGAACATCTTCTCCAGCGCCTTGCGCTGCACGTCGGAGAACACGGCTCGTCGCAGCATGCCTCGGCGAGGCTTGCCGCGGGCAGCAAGCGGCCAGGAGAAGGTCCCCGGGATGGGCACGACGCTCGAGGACGCTgcggaggggtggggtggggggttgcgaGTGAGTGGGCGGCATCCCGCCGCGGCAGTAgcgtctgcccctccctcgtggcCTCCCTCGGTTTTTCTCTCTGATCCCTTCATCTCTTTAAAGCTCGCCTTTTTCTCCCCTTGGAGAATAGGCCAGGAACCTACAAACCTGCGAGACTGAAAGGCGCTTTCCGCCCAAATAACTTTCCCTTTCAACCAGGCAAACCCGGATTAGGTAAAACCACGGAAACACAGAAAACAGCCTCCACAATAGCCTGTTTCGTTTTTCCATTCAACAGTCTCAGGGGAACAGTGTCAAGGGAACAAACCTGCGTATATCGGCTAAAATAGCAAcagaaaaaatttacaaaaataaaaataaaaatatccagctGAGGCCGCTGGGTTTCCCCCTTATGCTTTTATCACCTTGGTGGCTTTTGCATTCTTTAGATGAAAATGAGGTGCCTTACTTATTTGACAGAAGAAAATCcgctttggattttttttttttttgaaaaatccaaTCAGCATTCATCTTTTTCATATTaatctttcttcccctcccccacaaaacgTAAAGAATTCGGCCCGAATACATGAAAAGTGGCAGCTAATTAGCACATTGACCGCTCCCCAATGGGTATTGGCATGATAAAAAGGGGGAGAGTTTTCCTttaagggagggagaaaaaaaaaaccaaaaagaaacagagactCTAATGAAGCGTGAATGGTAATTGTGTAGTAATGAACTAACAGAAAAAGACTGAGGACAAGCAGCGAAAGCCATATATTACTGGGACAAAAGAGATTTACACTTTCAAACTAAACACAACTGCAGGCCAAGACCATTGGGAGAATACTGATGGCAGAGGCTTCTCTTCCCGGAATCATTTTCATTAAATGGACATGAAAAGCTATTTATAAAGCTCGGGTTGTTTTTGTTGGAGCATTGAGATGAGGGAGAAAGGCAGCAAATGCCATTATCAGCAGCAGCATGAATGGTGGTGGGGGGCTGTTGgtgaattctctctcccccttttaaaaatcaattgcttatttctttctctgatattTGGGAGTGTTGTCGTGGttctacccatcccccaccaaccGTGCCCAGTCTCCCTTCTCTTTATAggctctcctctgtctcctgagTCTTGACCGGTTGCTGAGTTTTCAGCTATACTTTGAGGCACCACTGGGATTCCAGGATGGATAAAAACCTCGTGTAAACTGTCGAAGGTGTTTCTCCTCCAGACTAGGACCCCATTACGGGCTTCCCTCAGACTTATTTTAGAAGTTGAAGGTCTTTAAAAAAGATAAGGCGGTGGGGGGAAGGGTACGAGAAGAGGTTGGGAAATCAGGTTGGAAATAGAAGGTTGGGGTTGTGGGAGGATCTAGTCCCCCTCCCCCTGGGCGACCCCAGGCATCCCACACAAGAGGGCACCCCATGTGGTCTTGTGAAAAGCCCGAAACCCTGAATGAGTCTTAAAGAGAAATTAGCCCCGGCTGGTAGGTGTCTCTCGGCGGCGTGGAGGGGCGAGGGCCGGTCTGTGTGTGGCTGCCCGGAGGAGCTGACCAATTGGTCATGGTGCTGAAACCTTTGTGGCGGAATCGTGGCCAAGTGCACTGACTCTGTGGGAAAACGGCGGCGTGAAGGGATGCCAACAGCTCCTCGCCGGGAAGGGAACCGCCTCAAATTGGGACCATGACAATTCCTGCTAATTTGTAGAGCAGGGAATTGGTGCAAAGTGTCAAGCAGTCACTGCTTGTGCTAAATAGGGCATCAAATTGGCGCGACGGATTCGTGAATGTTGTACGCCTCGCAACCTCTGAACCAGAGCATAACCCCGAGGGGTGGACGGAGAAATATGGCTTTCGGAGCAGGGAGCGACGGGCTGGGGCTGGAGCGCCGCCCCCCAGGAAGGGGGATGAGACCTACCTGGGAAATAAGAAGATCTGATGAAAGGCTGGAAGGAGCCTTCAAAGTAGGGAAAGGCGAAGGTCTTGGGAGGGACGCTCTGGAGTAAGGCAGGGGATGTTTCTGGCAGAGagtaaaggagaaaggaaaagagggagagagacagaaagggaattTGATTAGGTACTTGATTATTGTACAGAGCATTGAATATATGATATTATTAACCCTTCAGCTGGCTTCAAAGGCATCTTTCTCAATGTTTTGACAAAGTAGAAGAAACCTTTTCctaacatcatgtcatctgtggaatccctccaccaccaccaccaccacccgccccccccacccccccacgcacCTCAGAGTTGGCTCCCTGTCCCGATTCTCATCCTAGGTACTAACGAGATATGGAGTATTAGGGCGGGCAGGAAAAGAATTGTAGATCCATTATACTAGCTAAGCTAGTAAATATATTGTCTTGGGTTTATAAAAACTGGCTTTCAAAAGTTTGAGGGCAGAAACACAACACGCCTAGGGGCGGGCGCTCTCTCCGACTGCAGGTAATCAAGTTCGTTCTGAGGGTGGGGCGAACCTGGAGGCTTTTCTTCCGGGAGTTGGCTGGACCTGAGTCTCACATTGCGCGAGTGGGGTCCCGGGGACCCTGCGTAAGTGTATGTGCGCAGATGTGTGAGtgggcaaggaaacaggaaaccGGGGCAAGAAGGACTCGCACCTGGACCGGCCCTCAGTGTCCTGCGCTCACTTACCGGTtctgggagcagaggagaggatgGCGTTAACCCCAAACTTCAGAAACGTTGGCTCGCTGGCAGGGGCGGCGGCCGTCTGAGGTGAACCGTCCGGTCGGCTGCCTGGACCCGGGGAGCCCAGGTCCGAGGTCCCGGTGTCTGTGAGAGTCGCGGGGGCCCCCTGCCTAGGGGGCGACATGCTGGCCGTGGGTAAGCTGCGGGGCAGGTAAGCCGGAGGCCGGCTGATTCGGATCAGATCCTCCACCAGAAAGCTCGAGTGGCCGGAAAATGCCGACTGCAGGGACTGGGGCAGCGTTAAGGTGGGCGTGGGGCGCAAGAGGCTCGGGTACCCGGCGGGGGGCGCGAGGAGGCCAGGGAACATCATGTTAGGCGCGGGGCGGGCGGAATAACCCTTCTTCCAGTGGCCTGAGGGTAAATGCCTCGCTtcccgcccctcccgcccccgcgaTGCCCTCTCTCTTGGGCTTAGCAAACGTCTCCAAGTAATGATCCCACTTGGGCGTCTGCGAGTCCTCCGTGGTCCTCCCGTCGAGGTGATGGTTTTATAGTGGCCCGCCCGTTAAAGCGCTTTGAAAAGTGACAGCTCTGACAATGAAGTTCAACAAAGTTCTCCACTCGAGCTTCATTCGCCGGAGGCTCTGGGCGCTCTGATTGGCGCAGGGGTGCAATTTATGATTGGATTAGTCTTCATAAGCATGGCCCGCACAATGGGCCGGCAACAAAGGCTGGCGCGCATCAATTCTGCATATCGACCGCCTCTTTGCAATACAGTGCGCCCCCAAAGCTCTCGCCGGGAGTTTTTGTTCCGAAGCAACACCCGGGCTAATTAAATGCCTATTTAGAAGTTTCAGATGACATCTTGCCTCATAGAAAAGGAATTATTTAAAGAACGCACTAAATTTATTTGCAGCTCCCCTGCCGAGTctggaaaataaatcaataaatattcatagaaattCGTCTCCAGGCAATCAGTAAAATAGCCCTCCCCCTTGTGGGGAGGGCAACGGAAGATTTCAAGTCAGTGAACACGAAAATATACTCCCTCTTCAGTCTCTAGCTGTATAGGTTACTCCAGCTGAGGCATAAAGCAGATGTGAGGGGTGGGTAAAATCAGTGTTTGTGGGGTGCTATTCTGACAACACAGGGAGATTTGGAATTAATGCTTTGGGGTTATTGGGTGGAGTCCATAAGGATGGAGGGGGAGGTCTGGATTTGAGTTATTTCGGGTCGGGAAACTAAGAGTTTGAGAGTTGGTACATCCCTGAATAGTAAAATGTGTCTCCTGCAAACTCCCAGAAACTTGGAAAACGATTTCAGCGAGATTTCTTTAGAAGTGTCAGCAAGGAGCACTCCGCAGCTTGCCTGGGGGAGGATCAGAGGGGAGCAATGCACGGGGTCCAGGCTGCTGGATTCCACTTGAGCAGCCTCAGGCCAGGCGACCTGAATGCTAGAAGTGCTATGCCGGCCCTTTTCCCACCTCAAGGAGTCCTCAGAAATTTCATTTGAAACTTACGGCCTGGACTTTTGAAGCCATAGCAGCAAAAGTTGAGATTCCTCGAGAGAGCCCTACCCATTGCCGGGTGCTTAACTTTGGCCAAAGTTTTGCAGCTTCTTAATTAACTGCAGTATACAAACGCCTGA includes these proteins:
- the DBX1 gene encoding homeobox protein DBX1, coding for MMFPGLLAPPAGYPSLLRPTPTLTLPQSLQSAFSGHSSFLVEDLIRISRPPAYLPRSLPTASMSPPRQGAPATLTDTGTSDLGSPGPGSRPDGSPQTAAAPASEPTFLKFGVNAILSSAPRTETSPALLQSVPPKTFAFPYFEGSFQPFIRSSYFPASSSVVPIPGTFSWPLAARGKPRRGMLRRAVFSDVQRKALEKMFQKQKYISKPDRKKLAAKLGLKDSQVKIWFQNRRMKWRNSKERELLSSGGCREQTLPTKLNPHPDLSDVGQKGPGDDEEEDDGPGSPRHRLVYHASPDPRHLRDPRLEGPLPASPAHSSSPGKPSDFSDSEDDEEGEEEEITVS